In Ruficoccus amylovorans, the DNA window CCGGAGCGGGCTCGCGGGATGCTGGAGTACCGTTACGGTATTCTGGACAAGGCCCGCGAACAGGCCAGGCGGATGCAGGGCAAGGGTGCGCTTTTCTCCTGGAACTCGATCACCGGCGAGGAATGCGCCCACGTCTATGAAGCCTCGACCGCTGAGTACCACCTGCAAAGCGCGGTAGCCTGGGCAGTGGACCGCTATGTCGAGGCGACCGGTGACTTGGAATTCCTGTACGCGATGGGGGCGGAAATGATGTTCGAGACCGCCCGCTTCCTGCGGGACCGCGGGTGCTTTGTCCCGCACAAGGGCGACCGCTTTTGCCTGAATGTGGTCTGCGGCCCGAACGAGTACTCTTGCGGCGTTGATAACAACGCCTACACCAATTACCTCGCCCAGTGGCACTTCCGGCGTGCTGCCGAGGTCTTCGCCGATATGGAGCGGCAGGCCCCTGAGCGTTTTCGTGAACTGTGCGCGCGCATCGGCCTGGAGGCCGACGAGGCGGATTCCTGGCAGGATGCAGCCAGCCGCATGTACCTGCCGTGGGATGAGGCGCTGGGCATCGTCCCGCAGGACGACCAGTTCCTCGGGCGCGATCCGGTGGACATGTCGAAAATCCCGTTGCACACGGATGTGCGTTCGCTGGTACACCCGCTCAACCTGTGGCGCATGCAGTTGATTAAACAGGCCGACACCGTGCTGCTGCTCTTCTTATTCGGTGACCTGTTCGACCGTGAAACGAAGCGCCGGACGTATGAGTTTCACGAGGCGCGCACGAATCACGGCTCATCCCTGTCCGGTTGCATTCACAGCATCGTGGCAGCGGAACTGGGCTTGGCGGAGGACGCCTACCACTTTTTCCGCGAGGCGGCGCTGATGGATATTAACGACCTCAAGGGTAATACGGATGGCGGCGTTCATTCGGCTTGCTTGGGTGGAACCTGGATGGCGCTGGTCAATGGCTTTGGCGGAATGCGCGAAACCGCCGAAGGACTTTCCCTGGATCCGGCGCTGCCCGAGGCTTGGAGTGGTTACAGCTTTCCGCTGGTGTGGAGGGGCCGCCGTCTGCGCGTGTCGTGCGACAGTGAAAGCCGCCGCGTTGAACTGCTCAGTGGTGACCCCCTCGATATTGTCTTTGCCTCGGAAGAGGTTTCGCTGAAAATCGGACAACCCCATGAAGCTACCCATGCCAAAGCCTGTGCCCTCGGTTAAGTCTGTGCCGCGGTTGTCCGTGGCATTTGCTCTTGCTTCGTCCTGTCTGCTGCCGGCCAGTTCGACGACGGCTGCGGAGGTGCCCGCCGGTGGCGTGGCATCGTTGCAGGCGAAGGTTTCGGGCGCGTCGGAGTTTTTGTATTATATCTGGGACACCGGGGACGGGCGCCTGGTGCCCGGCTCTCTCGGTCGGACCGGGGCAGGTGCATGGATGGATGTCCCGTACTACACGCCCGGCAGCTACTCGGCCGCGTGGAGCGCGGTAACGCATTCGGGAGTGTGTATCCGAGGTTCAACTACGCCGGTTAAAGTTCTGCCCGTGCAGGATCAGATGCGCCCGGATGTGCTTGTGCCTGCGGTGAAGGAAATCTGGCAGGGGTCGATACGTGCCCGACTCGACGGGGCCAAATCGCGTGAGATGACCCCGGCGGCGGCTTACGAGGCGGGGGGCGTGGACTTGGTCTTTGACGGAATGCAGGTGGTGGAGTGGCTTTGCCTTTTTCCGGGCGAGGCTGCCTGGCCGGAAGATTTCGAGGTATATAGCAGCGAAGATGGCGGCGCGACCTGGTACCCGGTTATGAGCGCCCGCTTCAACGCCTTCCCCGATCCCGGTAAAAAAGTGGTCTGGATCCCCCTGCGCGGGTTGGTGGCGGACGCGATTCGCGTGCTGGTCCCCCGTGGCAACGGACCGCGGTCGGACGGGCCGTGGGGTCTGCTCGACGCCTGCGTGCTGGGAGGGGGTGAACCGGACTGGACGCTTGCGGGCGCGGCCCCCGGCGAGGTGGCGGCCTGGAACAACCTCTGGCTCAACTATGGCATCGCCTCCAACGAAGTGCATGACCGCTTTGACCCGTGGTGGCCGACGGAGCGCCCGCTCGACGGGGGCATGGTCGGCATTGGAAGCAGCGAGTGGTTTTACTGGAACGCGCTCAAACTGTCATGGCTGGGTCATGACAAACAAGCCCGGCGGTTGGAGGATTACTTCGTCCGCAACCCGGTCGGAGAGGATGGCTATGTGTGGACTTCGCCCGGAGGAGAGAAACACCTCGGTCACAGCCGCCACTACACGACCAACGCCACCTACGCCATGTCCGTGGCGCACCATTACCTGATGACCCGTGACCGCGCTTTTCTGGAGCGCACGGACCCGCGTTCGGGCGAGTCCGTCCTGGCCAAGGCCCGCCGGGCGATGGATTACCAGTTGAAGGAGTTGGGCGGGCGCAGTGGCTTGATCACTTATGTGGACAAAGAGCACGATGGCACCGCTACCAGCCAGGGAAGCAACTATTGGGACTTTTGGCTCTTCGGACATGAGTCTGCCTATGGGAACGCCTGGTTTTACCAATCTCTCGGACTGTGGGCCGAGATGGAGGAGGCACTCGGTGAGGACGTCCGCGCGCAGGAACTGCGTTCGCTCAGGCTCAAGGTTCGCCAGCGCTACAACGAGACCTTCTGGGACGACGAGACCGGGCGCTACATCGGTTGGGTTGATGTGAATGGGAACAGATACGACTATGGCTTTACCTTCGTGAATCTGCACGCATTGGCTGCGGGGCTGGCCGATGAGGAGCAGGCCGAGTCGGTGTTGGCTTGGCTCGACGGCACGCGTCGGGTTGAGGGCGACGATGCCGACGATGTCTATCATTTCGGATTCGCCCCGCGCAGCACGACGGTCGATGCCCGGCGGGGAAACTCGCGTGTGATTAACACCTGGAACGGGGCGCTCGATGTCGAACCCGGCGGGAATGCCGCCTTTGGCGCGCAGATTCAGAACGGCGGTGCGATCCTTTATCCGAGCTATTACGACCTGCACGCCCGCTTGCGTTATCGCGGGGCAGGGGACATGCGCCAGCGCTGGGAGGGGATTTACGAGAGCTACCAGACCGATCAGCTACGACGCGATCCGGGCAACTTCCGGGGGCACAGCGATGTGGTCGGCATCCTGCGCGAGTTCCCCGAGTCGGGGTTGGTGCCGTATTTTTTTGTCGATGGGCTGGTCGGTGTCACTCCAGTGGCTGAGGGGTGGCGGATCGAGCCTCATTTACCCCCGGATTGGTCGGGGGTGGTGCTTCGAGGTATCAGCCTTGCTGGTCGAGAGTACACGGTACGCGTCGGCTCCGATAAGGACGATGCCGCCGTGGAAGAAGATGGAACGGTGTTTGTGCCGCTCGGGCAGAGTGTCGTGCTCGGGGTGGACGGGCAACTTATTCTGAAAGAGGAGGGACCGCAGTGAAGGCTATTATCGTAACGTGTGTGCTGGCTTTTTCAGGCCTGGCGGCGGTGGCCGTCTCCGGGGCGGAAGGGCGTTCGGCGCTGTGGATGACGTTTGATCGCGGGCTGGATTATTCGCGCCAGATTCGTACGGCCCAGGCTGCGCGTGGATGGTCCGTGGTCGAGGAGGACGCGGTTAGCGGGAACCGCTTGTTGCGTGTGGATTACCGTTTCGACGCGCCCGGACAGGGGTCGTTGCTGGTCTTTGATCTGGTGCCCACGACGCTGGAAAAGATCCGTCTGCGGGTGCGCGTGTCACGAGCCGCAGGCGGGCCATTGCGGGTCGGTCTTTCGGCCAATAGTGTGGGCGGTGGCGGTTATGTGGCTCCGGACGTATTGGTCCCGGCGAACGGTAAGTGGACGACGCTTGAGATGGATTTGTCTGGCCAATTGTCCGGTATTTACGCCAACGGGAAACGTGTACAACAGGAACGTATATCTGCTGAAGAAATTCGTAAACTCGCGCTGGAGCGTATTATCGTGAACGTGCGCCTGCCAGCGGGTGCCGATGCACGGGCGGGCGGCGAATTTTATGTGGATTTCGACCTGCTGGAAGGTTTTCCGCCTGATGACAGTGAATGATGGTTATGATTTAAACTACGAGTAATGGATTTTGTGATGAAATGGATTAAACTTGCTTGTGTCTTTGTGTTTTTCATGGCCGCTGCCTTGGCGGATGATCGGCCGAATATCGTCTTTCTCCTGACCGACGACCAGCGTTACGACTCGCTGGGAGCGACCGGCAACGAGATCATTCATACGCCCGAGATTGACGCCCTGGCTGATGAGGGAGTTATCTTTGACAACAGCTTTGTTGTTTCCTCGGCCTGTGCGCCCAACCGGGCCGCCATCTTTAGCGGGATGTATAACCGAACGCTCGGGGTGCGGGATTTCAGCTCGGACTTCACACCGGAGCAGCGGGAATATCTGTATCCGTTTCTGCTGAAGAAGGAGGGGTATTTTATCGGCTTTATCGGTAAGTGGGGGGTGGCGGCCACCATAGCCTCGACGCTGGAACCTTACCGTGAACGCTTCGACTACTGGCGCGGCTTTGTCGGGCAAGGAAATTACTACACAAGGGATCGGCAGAACCGCCATCTCACTCAAGTGCTGGCTGACGATGTGGAGGAATTTCTCGATGTGGTCCCGAAGGGAAAGCCCTTTTGCCTGTCAGTTAGTTTTAAGGCTCCGCACGGCCCGTGGAACCAGTATGACCGGCGATTCGCCGAGGATTTTGAAGACCGGGGCATTCCCTTTCCTCCTACATTGGACAAGTACTTCGTGGATCAATTGCCGCCCTTTATGCGCACGTTCCGGCTCTCGCTGGACGGGCGCAGCCTGGAGCAGTTTGAGCAGTTTCACGAAAAATTTGTCCGCGAGTACTACCGACTGATTCTCGGGGTGGATGAAGCCGTCGGGCGTATTCGCAAGGCGCTGGAGGCAAAGGGCCTGGCCGACAATACGATCATCGTTTACGCCAGCGACAATGGCCACTTCCTCGAAGAGTGGGGCTTTTATGGCAAGTGGCTCATGTACGAGCCGAGCATCCGTGTGCCGCTGATCGTCTATGATCCGCGCCTGCCCAAAGAAGAGCGCGGGAAGCGTGTGAAGGAACAGGTGCTGAGTGTTGACTATGCGCCGACGTTTCTGGACTGGGCCGGGGCCGATATACCTGAGCGCATGCAGGGGCAAAGCCTGCGCGAACTGGTTGAGGGCGAAGCGCCTGATGATTGGCGCGAGGACTGGTTCTACGATTATGCCTTTGAGATGTACCCCGGTGACATTCCCAAGAGTATCGGCGTACGCACCGACCGCTACAAGCTCGTGCGCTACATCTCGCCGCGTCCACAGTACGAGCAACTCTTTGACCTCCAACGCGACCCGCTGGAGTTGAAAAACCGGATCGACGACCCCGAGTACGCGAATATCCGCCACGACCTGAGCAAGCGCCTTTCGGAGTACCGCAAGAGCCTTCCCGACAACGACCCGGACTTTGAGGAGTATGTCAACACCTATGAGGTGATCGGCATTGGCGCGGACTTCCCCGATGCCGAACTTGACTTCAGTGAGGTTGATGAGGTCGGCCAGACTTTCACGGCGGCGACGGATCACCTGATGCTGGTCGAGTGGCGCTGGCCGTTCTTTATCTCGCGCTACCCGGACAGCGGGGTCGATGTGGTATTGCGCCGGGGTGGCCCGGAGGGAGAGATTCTTGGTGAAACTTGGATAGAGGCGACGGACATCTACAACCTGAACCGCTCGCGCGCGTCCTTTGAAGTCGCCGGGCTGGAGCCGGGTGAAACGCTTTACGTGGGCATACGTCCGCAGTCCAAACCGGGCAAGCGGCGCATTGGCCTCTGGCGCTACACGAAGGACTGCTATCCGGGTGGGGAAGCCTTTATCAACGGCGAGGCCGCCGGAGGCGATATCCCGCTGGCCTTCGTGTTCCGCAAATAAGGAGTCTCTGTTTTCCATTGCTTATGTCCCAGCCCAAGCCAGAAAACACCCAGCCGTCGACTCAAGCGGCAACCGAAGCAACTGAAGCGCATGTGCCGCTCGGCAAAAAGCTGGGCTATGCCAGTGGCGCGCTGGCCGACAATCTGATCATGAACGGTTTCAGCACGCTTGTGCTACCGGTCTATAACATCGGGCTGTTTGTCAACCCGGTCTTGCTGGGCTGGGCGATGGCGATTCCGCGTTTTTTCGACGCGCTGACGGACCCGATAATGGGCAACCTTTCGGATAATACGCGGACCCGGTGGGGACGTCGCCGTCCGTACATTGTGGCCGGGATTCTCGCTACGGTGTTACTGTTGCCGCTGCTGTGGCTCTCGCCGAGCACGGAGGACTGGTCTGTGTTCTGGTGGCTGACGGTGTTCGGAGTCCTGTATTTTCTGGCCTACACGGTTTTTATTATTCCGTACCAGGCACTTGGTTTTGAGATGACCACGGACTACGATGAACGCACGCGTCTGCTGGCCTGGCCGAATTATTTCGGGTTGACGGCTTCGTTCATTATGCCGTGGTTGCCGCGCTTCATCGAATACCAGGGCTTTGGCGGCCCGGTGAAAGGCGCGGTCTGGGTCAGTATCGGGATGGGGGCGGTTATTCTGGTGGCGGGGTTGCTGCCTGCCATTGTCGGTCGCGAGATCGCCCGGGCTGAGGAGCAGCAGAAGATCCGCCTGCTTGATGCGATCAAACTCACGCTGAAGAACCGGGCCTTTCTCGTCGTGGTGATGGCCAATGTGGTCATGTTGATGGGGCTGGCCACCTTTGTGAACCTCAGCCTCTATGTGAACATTTTCTACATCTATGGAGGAGACCGCGCGGCGGGGACGGCTCTGGCCGGTATCTCCGGCTCGACCTATGCGGCGGCGTCCTACTTGAGCGTTCTGCTGGCGACAGCTATTGCCACGCGCGTTGGGAAAAAGACAGCCTGCCTCGTGCTGCTGAGCCTGACGTTTATCGGGGTGGTGAGCCTGTGGTGGACGCTGCGCCCCTCGATGCCGTACCTCCAGCTTGTCTCGACGGTGGTGATTGGCTTTGGCCTGCAAGGCTCGTGGATGATGTTTTTTATCATGATCGGCGATGTCTGCGAGGAGGACGAGCGTGAGAATGGCCTGCGCCGCGAAGGTATTTTCAGTGCCATCGGTGGCTTCTCCCGTAAGATGTCGGTGGCGGCGGCGTCGGTATTCGGAGGCACGCTGTTGAGTATTATCTCGTTTGATGCTGAGGCTGCCGCTAACGGCGAACTCGATCCCGCCGTACTTGTGCATTTGAAGGAAGCTTTTGTGTTCGGGCAGGCGGCGGTCGTCCTGTTGGGGATGGTGCTGCTGGCGTTTTATCCGATCACGCGGGCGCGGGCCGAGGAGACGCAGGCGATTCTAGGAGAGCGTAAACTCCGGCTGAATTCGGAGCAGTTAACTGATGATTATAACCCCAACGAATTGTCATGATATTTCGGATACATAAGCTTGTTACATGTCTTTTCCTTCTCGCATTCCTGTGTGGATGTCTGGTTGCCCGGGCCGGAAGTGAGCGGCCAAATATCCTGCTGATTATGGCGGATGACCTGGGCTATGCCGATATCGGGGCGCATGGGAATGTGGAATTCCCGACGCCGAATCTGGACCGGTTGGCCGGAATGGGGATGCGGTTTACCCAAGGCTACGTAACTGGTCCGGTGTGCGGACCTTCTCGGGCTGGGCTGATTACCGGGCGCAATCAGGAGCGTTTCGGCTTCGAGGGGCACCCCGGTCCGAAGGATACCTGGGGGCTGCCGCTGGACGAAGATACGCTTCCAGCCAGCCTGAAGGCGGCTGGTTATCGTACGGCGCTCTTTGGAAAATGGCACCTGGGGTCCGAGCCCGGCTACCGGCCCCTGGACCGTGGGTTCGATGAGTTTTACGGCTTCCTGTCCGGCATGCATGATTACTTTAAGCAAGATGATCCCAACTGGGGCTTGATTGTCGAAGGGGAGGGCTCGCCGGCGGAGCTGCCGCAGTACCTGACGTTCGAATTGGCCGATCGGACCGCCGCCTTTATCCGCCGTCAGGCGCAGGAAGACAGCCCGTTCTTTGTCTGGTTGTCATTTAATGCTCCGCACACGCCGATGCAGGCCCCACGGCGTTATTTGGATAAGGCGCAGCATATTGAAGGCAAGCTGCGCTCAACCTATGCCGCCATGGTAATGGCGATGGACGACGCCATCGCGACCGTCATAAACGCTTTGGAGGAGAGCGGTGTTCTTGATGACACGGTTATTGTCTTTATGAGCGATAATGGAGGGGCGATGTTGGATGGCGGCGCCCGTAACGGCGCTCGTAACGATCCGCTTCGCGGTTCGAAGGCCCAGCTCTGGGAGGGAGGCGTGCGCGTGCCGTTCTTTATCATTTGGCCCGAACAAATCCCGGCAGGCCAGGTGCGTGATGAAATCGTTTCAAGCCTGGACCTTTACCCGACGTTTACCGCCCTCGCCAACGCTACTACCCCGGACAAGCTCGAAGGTGTGGACCTTTCTGCTCTCCTGCAGGGAGAGCCGATGCCTGAGCTATTTCAGCGTGAGCTGCACTGGAGGTTTTATGGCACGCAGAAAGCCGTTCGACGTGGCGACCTGAAGTGGGTCCGTGTGAGCGGGGATGGCGGGCTCTATGGCATGAGCAAGAGCGTCCGGGAAGACGAGGATCTCTCGGAAACGCACGGGCCGGAAGCTGAAGCATTGGAAGAGAGCTGGGTGGATTGGAATTCGGTGAACCCCAAGATCAAGCTACATCAACAGCAAATGTTGGAATCCGAATCGAGAACAGGTCAATCTAAAGGCTCCGACTGACTTTGCCAGTGACGCAGTATGCGTGGACACGGTCAATCACCTGTGACTCATTCGTTAGCTTTTCTGTAAACTGTCGTTCATGGCGCGCTTATGGGTGTTTCGATGAGACAACCTGATTCGAGCAGGAATGGGATTTTACGGACGGAGCCAGTTGGCACGAGGTTGTGCGCTTCAGCAATCGAGCGTGGTGGGGAGAAGCTCCAGTTTCATCGAAAAGTACGAGCGAGTTGGATTGGCCCTCGGGACGTAACCACTCGGAGGGGACATGGTAAAACCGCTCAACGGAGTCGGGCTCTACTTTCGCCTGGAGGCTTCCTTTCATCCAATCCATCCAGGGGCCCATGGGGTCTGTGTTTGGGAGCAGCCAGTAGCGCCCGAGGCAATGCCCGTTAATCCATGCCATCCCCTTGCCCATGCCATAAAGATCGAGTCCCCAGGGACCGGAATCCTTTGGCGTCTTGAAGGCTACACGCCACCAGAGAGGGGAGTTGCTTGGCGGTGGTGTGTTTGACGGCACCTGCCAGGCCAGGAGTGCGCCGGATGCACCGGCGAAATTTGCTCGTTCGCCAAGCAGCGCAGGTTGCTGGCGCCAGGGACCGTCGAGTGGTTGGCCGTCCCAGGTGACTGGCCCCCATAGCCCCTTTTTTTCCTGGGACATGTTCGCGTATCCGATCATCCAGTCTCCCTTGATTAGTCCGAGGGCGCAGCATAGCACAGTCAGCCGGTGGGGGCCGCCCGAAATGTTGAGGGACTGAAGGTCGATGGTAAAGGTCTGGCTAAACTTGCCTGCATCCAATGATCCCCGGCGTTCAAGTAACGGACCGGAGGTGGTTGCAGCCAACTGGTCGTCGATGAACACATAGGCGATGTCAGCCATGCGGGTGAAATGGAGTTTCGCCGTTCCTGATGCTTGATCCGTATTGACCATGAGCTGGGTTTGATACCAGCAGTAGTCCGTCAGGTCATGGGTCAGGGACAGTTGATCCTGCGGCTGTTGCGAGAGGGAAGCGGATTGCACGGCGTCCGGCCAATCCTGCGGCTGAGGTTCGGGGCGCCAGCTCCAGTCGGAAAAGGGCTCAACGGACTTCTCCCACCCTGGGGTGATTGTCATCAGCTTTTGGGTGGAGTCGTACAAGGTCTCTCCATCTTTGCCGATGATTTTCAAGCTCTTGTTCGCGTCGTCGCAGTGAAACTCCAGTCCAGAGGCGTAACAATAGGTTATGATCCCTTGGGGACTTGTCTGTTTTTGCGGGCGTTCACCCTCAAGCAACTCGCTGGAGCAGGCGAGAAGGGCATGGTTTAACCGCGCGAGATGGGTCGCTTTGTCAGAGGGGAGTCCATACTCGTCGAGGCACCCGCCAAACTCAAATGACGTGGTTGCCAAATACATGCCGTCGCGTTCGAAGTTCGTGCCCCCGTGCCAGAGGTAATAGTTCACGCCCGTCCCGCCAGCGGCGAAAAATCGGGCGGTGGCCCAAGCCAGCTCAGCGGGATCGCGTCGGGGGAGGACGCCGCCCCAAGTGTGGTACCAGCCGACCCAGTTCTCCGTCCACAGGGCGGGGCTATTGGGATGTGCGGCAAAGTGTTCCTCGATGATTTCGTGGGCGCGAAAGGCGTTCAGGGTTTCGAGGGCGTCGCCCGCGCTGGCCGTGGCTCCGTCGCGCCCCGCCTCGGCTGCGCGTCCGGCGGCGCAGGTTACCCAGGGGATGTCCAGTCGGAGCGAGTTTGCAAGGTTTACGGACCACTGGAGGTAGCGCTTGCCGGCTTCGCCGTAGGTCGAGGCGATGTTGTCGTACTCATTTTCAATCTGCGCCAGGATGATCGGTCCTCCGGATGGCGCGCAAAGCGGCCGGATTAACTCAGCGACGAGACGGACCCAGCGTTCCTTTTCCCGCTTAAAAGGTTCATTGTCGGTGCGCATCATTATGCCGGGGATGTCGCGCAGCCAGCCGGGGAGACCTCCATAATTGGTCTCGGCGCAAATGTATGGGCCAATGCGCAGGATAACATGAAGCCCTTCTTGTTGTGCCAGTTGGCAGAATTTTACCAGATCCAGGCGGTCCGAGAAATCGAGCACTCCACGGCGGCGTTCGTGCAGATTCCAGAATACGTAGGTCTCCACGGTGTTAAGGCCGCTGAGGCGCATGTGCCGGAGGATGTTCCTCCACATTGCCGGAGTGCTCCGGGGGTAGTGCACAGATCCGCTGAGAATGAGTGTGCGCTTGCCGTTGATGAGCAGCGCTCGCTGGTCATAAGAAACTTTCATGCGGGAAAAATTTAGGTTGGTTGGAAAGAGACGGCGTTGTCGCTGGTACTGCCAGATCAGGTCCGTACGGGCAGGGAGGGGCGGCAGCCGGGGCCGGTTCGTTTAAGATGACGCGAGTTTGCTCTCTGGAATGAGATGGGCATTTGCTCCGTCGGGAAGGGTGGGGCGCAGGCAGACCGAGGAGCTTCGTTTGACAAAGTCCGGCATGATAAGAATGTCTCGGGAAGCGGGGGCATCGGTGCGCGGAAGTTTTGTCCGACTTCCTAGCTGGACGGCCAGGTGGGTCAGTGTCTGGACGACCCGGCCGATGTGCATATCAAATGTTGTCAACGGGGGATCGAGGTCGGCAGTGACGGGCATGTTGTCGTGGCCGATCAGGCTGAAATCCCTGGGAATGCTCAAGCCGGCGTCGAGTGCGGCCCGGCGCCCGCCGATGGCCAGCCAGTCGGAGGCAAAGACCATCGCGGTGGGCCTTTCCTCGGGAGCCTTTCGCTGGAGCAAGGGGAAAAGGGCTTCGCGTGAGCCTTCCTGATTACAGTCGGCTCCGGGTAGGCAGAATACCCAGTCGCTGTGCCCGAGGAGACCCAACTCCGTGAGGGCGGCGGGAAATGCTTCGGCATATTTACGGAAATACAGCTCCTGTAGCGGCCCGGTCATGAGCCCGATGCGGGTGTGTCCCTGCGCGACGAGGTATTGGACGGCCTGCTGGCAGCATTGGGCGGCGTCCACCAGTACGCTGATTTGGTCAGGGAAGGGAGAGTGCTTGTCGAACAGTACTGCCGGGATGCCGACATTATGTGCCACGGCAAAGGAATCCGTGGAAAAGTGGCCATAGAAGATGCCGACATCGACCTCCAGTGCCTGTGTGCGGAGGTTCACGTCCCCCTCGTAGTAGAAGACACGCATCTCTACCTCGCGCAGATCAAGGGCTTTGCGGAGGCGTTCGATCAGGTTCAGGGCGTTGGGGTTGATGTCCTGCTTCGGGCCATAGAAAGGGGCAAAGAATAATCCGACCGTCATGGTTGGACGATCCTTGAGCATACGGGCCGCGCCGTTGGGGGTGTAGCGATGGGTGCGAGCGGCCTCAAGCACGCGTTGCCGTGTGCTGGCCCCTACGCCAGGTCGGTTGTTGAGCGCTCGCGAGACGGTGACGATACTCAGGTTCAGGATGCGGGCCAGCCCTTTGAGGTCCATCGGGCGTCCGTCTGTCTTGTCGCTGACGAGGGATTTACTGTTTGCCTCTTGGGTCGTGGAGGATCTCCGGCTGGATGCGTTCATCGAAGTAGATATAGGGCTGCGGGTTTAAAGATAAAGGTTCGCTTGTGGTTTCTTGAAGGGCTGCGAGTCGGGATGGCGGTTCGGGGAATTCCTGAATGTTCCTATGTAATCAGATATCGGCATGACTTTGCAATAAAAAAGATAATCGTTTAAAGTCATTTGGTTTGATTGTTTTGTCGTCTGTAATTTGTTCTTTTATAGTTGCTTACGTTGTTTGTTCTGTCGGTAATGTGGCTTTTGTGGGTTAATTTTTTTATTTTTTGGGGCTGACCTAGTGTTATGTTAGCTAAGTTTATTGCAAAATTGATTGATTTTCTGGAAAATCTCTTCCGGTGATGCGGTCCAGTTGAACGGTTTTGGATTTTGGTTATTTTCGTCGATGTATTCGAGTATGGCCTTTCGCAATTGAGGCAGGCTTGAGAAAGAACCTCTACGGATGATATCGAGGGTGATTTTGGCAAAGAAGCGTTCGACTTGATTAAGCCAGCTTGAGTGGGTTGGGATGAAGTGAAAGTGCCAGCGCGGATGAGCAACGAGCCAATCGCGCACCGCTTTGGTTTTGTGAGTAGCGTAGTTATCAACGATGATGTGCAGGTACAACTCTGCCTGGACGGTGGCGTCGATTTTGTTGAGGAAGGCCAGGAAGTCTTTTGAGGTGTGGCGCTTGCGGCACTGGGCCATGACCTGTCCGGTTTTGATATCGAGGGCGGCAAAGAGTGTGGTGGTGCCGTGGCGAAAGTAATCGTGAGTCTGTCGGGCAGGCACTCCGGGCATTAGGGGCAGGATCGGCTGGGAGCGTTCAAGTGCCTGGCACTGGCTTTTTTCGTCCACCGAGAGCACCAGGGCGTTGGCGGGCGGGCTGGTGTATAACCCGACCACGTCGCGTACCTTCTCGACAAAAAACGGATCGGTGGAGAGTT includes these proteins:
- a CDS encoding sulfatase family protein — protein: MKWIKLACVFVFFMAAALADDRPNIVFLLTDDQRYDSLGATGNEIIHTPEIDALADEGVIFDNSFVVSSACAPNRAAIFSGMYNRTLGVRDFSSDFTPEQREYLYPFLLKKEGYFIGFIGKWGVAATIASTLEPYRERFDYWRGFVGQGNYYTRDRQNRHLTQVLADDVEEFLDVVPKGKPFCLSVSFKAPHGPWNQYDRRFAEDFEDRGIPFPPTLDKYFVDQLPPFMRTFRLSLDGRSLEQFEQFHEKFVREYYRLILGVDEAVGRIRKALEAKGLADNTIIVYASDNGHFLEEWGFYGKWLMYEPSIRVPLIVYDPRLPKEERGKRVKEQVLSVDYAPTFLDWAGADIPERMQGQSLRELVEGEAPDDWREDWFYDYAFEMYPGDIPKSIGVRTDRYKLVRYISPRPQYEQLFDLQRDPLELKNRIDDPEYANIRHDLSKRLSEYRKSLPDNDPDFEEYVNTYEVIGIGADFPDAELDFSEVDEVGQTFTAATDHLMLVEWRWPFFISRYPDSGVDVVLRRGGPEGEILGETWIEATDIYNLNRSRASFEVAGLEPGETLYVGIRPQSKPGKRRIGLWRYTKDCYPGGEAFINGEAAGGDIPLAFVFRK
- a CDS encoding MFS transporter, encoding MSQPKPENTQPSTQAATEATEAHVPLGKKLGYASGALADNLIMNGFSTLVLPVYNIGLFVNPVLLGWAMAIPRFFDALTDPIMGNLSDNTRTRWGRRRPYIVAGILATVLLLPLLWLSPSTEDWSVFWWLTVFGVLYFLAYTVFIIPYQALGFEMTTDYDERTRLLAWPNYFGLTASFIMPWLPRFIEYQGFGGPVKGAVWVSIGMGAVILVAGLLPAIVGREIARAEEQQKIRLLDAIKLTLKNRAFLVVVMANVVMLMGLATFVNLSLYVNIFYIYGGDRAAGTALAGISGSTYAAASYLSVLLATAIATRVGKKTACLVLLSLTFIGVVSLWWTLRPSMPYLQLVSTVVIGFGLQGSWMMFFIMIGDVCEEDERENGLRREGIFSAIGGFSRKMSVAAASVFGGTLLSIISFDAEAAANGELDPAVLVHLKEAFVFGQAAVVLLGMVLLAFYPITRARAEETQAILGERKLRLNSEQLTDDYNPNELS
- a CDS encoding sulfatase family protein is translated as MIFRIHKLVTCLFLLAFLCGCLVARAGSERPNILLIMADDLGYADIGAHGNVEFPTPNLDRLAGMGMRFTQGYVTGPVCGPSRAGLITGRNQERFGFEGHPGPKDTWGLPLDEDTLPASLKAAGYRTALFGKWHLGSEPGYRPLDRGFDEFYGFLSGMHDYFKQDDPNWGLIVEGEGSPAELPQYLTFELADRTAAFIRRQAQEDSPFFVWLSFNAPHTPMQAPRRYLDKAQHIEGKLRSTYAAMVMAMDDAIATVINALEESGVLDDTVIVFMSDNGGAMLDGGARNGARNDPLRGSKAQLWEGGVRVPFFIIWPEQIPAGQVRDEIVSSLDLYPTFTALANATTPDKLEGVDLSALLQGEPMPELFQRELHWRFYGTQKAVRRGDLKWVRVSGDGGLYGMSKSVREDEDLSETHGPEAEALEESWVDWNSVNPKIKLHQQQMLESESRTGQSKGSD
- a CDS encoding beta-galactosidase, which codes for MKVSYDQRALLINGKRTLILSGSVHYPRSTPAMWRNILRHMRLSGLNTVETYVFWNLHERRRGVLDFSDRLDLVKFCQLAQQEGLHVILRIGPYICAETNYGGLPGWLRDIPGIMMRTDNEPFKREKERWVRLVAELIRPLCAPSGGPIILAQIENEYDNIASTYGEAGKRYLQWSVNLANSLRLDIPWVTCAAGRAAEAGRDGATASAGDALETLNAFRAHEIIEEHFAAHPNSPALWTENWVGWYHTWGGVLPRRDPAELAWATARFFAAGGTGVNYYLWHGGTNFERDGMYLATTSFEFGGCLDEYGLPSDKATHLARLNHALLACSSELLEGERPQKQTSPQGIITYCYASGLEFHCDDANKSLKIIGKDGETLYDSTQKLMTITPGWEKSVEPFSDWSWRPEPQPQDWPDAVQSASLSQQPQDQLSLTHDLTDYCWYQTQLMVNTDQASGTAKLHFTRMADIAYVFIDDQLAATTSGPLLERRGSLDAGKFSQTFTIDLQSLNISGGPHRLTVLCCALGLIKGDWMIGYANMSQEKKGLWGPVTWDGQPLDGPWRQQPALLGERANFAGASGALLAWQVPSNTPPPSNSPLWWRVAFKTPKDSGPWGLDLYGMGKGMAWINGHCLGRYWLLPNTDPMGPWMDWMKGSLQAKVEPDSVERFYHVPSEWLRPEGQSNSLVLFDETGASPHHARLLKRTTSCQLAPSVKSHSCSNQVVSSKHP